One segment of Nostoc piscinale CENA21 DNA contains the following:
- a CDS encoding NAD-dependent succinate-semialdehyde dehydrogenase, whose translation MAIATINPATGETLKTFEPLKDTEIAAKLNLANQAFEQYRKTSFPQRSLWLQKAAEILDQEKADFGKIMTLEMGKPYKAAIAEVEKCAAVCRYYAENAADFLADVAVKTDASHSFVRYQPLGVILAVMPWNFPFWQVFRFAAPALMAGNVGLLKHASNVPQSALAIADIFQRAGFPGGVFQTLLIGAAKVADLIADDRVKAATLTGSEPAGASLAANAGKHIKKTVLELGGSDPFIVLASADIAAAAATATAARMLNNGQSCIAAKRFIVEEAIADQFEKLLLDKFLALKVGDPMQPDTDLGPLATPDILQELDQQVQVAKQSGGKVLTGGHPISDRPGNFYPPTIITDIPLDAPIAQEEFFGPVALLFRVPNIDAAIKLANATPFGLGASAWTNNDEELSRLIAEIEAGAVFINGLVKSDPRLPFGGIKRSGYGRELSIQGIQEFVNVKTVWVK comes from the coding sequence ATGGCTATCGCCACCATCAATCCCGCCACTGGGGAGACGCTCAAAACTTTTGAGCCACTCAAAGATACAGAAATTGCCGCTAAACTAAATTTGGCAAATCAGGCTTTTGAACAATACCGCAAAACGAGTTTCCCGCAGCGATCGCTCTGGTTGCAAAAGGCTGCGGAAATTTTAGACCAAGAAAAGGCAGACTTTGGCAAAATCATGACGCTGGAAATGGGTAAACCATACAAAGCCGCGATCGCAGAAGTTGAAAAATGTGCTGCTGTTTGTCGCTATTATGCGGAAAACGCTGCTGATTTTTTGGCTGATGTAGCTGTAAAAACAGATGCTAGTCATAGCTTTGTCCGCTATCAGCCGTTGGGGGTAATTTTGGCAGTAATGCCGTGGAATTTTCCATTTTGGCAAGTGTTTCGCTTTGCTGCACCTGCACTGATGGCAGGTAATGTTGGTTTATTAAAACATGCGTCGAATGTACCGCAATCTGCTTTAGCAATTGCCGATATTTTCCAACGGGCTGGTTTTCCTGGAGGTGTATTTCAAACTTTATTAATTGGTGCGGCAAAAGTAGCTGATTTAATTGCTGATGACCGAGTAAAAGCTGCTACGTTAACTGGAAGTGAACCTGCTGGTGCGTCTTTAGCCGCCAACGCCGGGAAACACATTAAAAAAACTGTTTTGGAATTGGGGGGAAGTGATCCGTTTATTGTTTTAGCCAGTGCGGATATAGCAGCCGCAGCCGCTACAGCCACCGCCGCCCGGATGTTAAATAATGGGCAATCTTGTATTGCCGCGAAACGCTTTATTGTGGAAGAAGCGATCGCTGATCAATTCGAGAAGTTATTGTTAGATAAATTCCTGGCTTTAAAAGTCGGCGACCCTATGCAACCAGACACCGATTTAGGGCCACTCGCCACACCAGATATCCTCCAAGAGTTAGATCAGCAAGTACAAGTTGCCAAACAAAGCGGCGGTAAAGTCTTGACTGGTGGACATCCTATATCAGATCGTCCAGGTAACTTTTATCCACCAACAATCATCACAGATATTCCTCTTGACGCGCCAATTGCCCAGGAAGAATTTTTTGGCCCAGTCGCCTTGTTATTTCGAGTGCCAAATATTGATGCAGCGATTAAACTGGCAAATGCTACACCCTTTGGTTTGGGTGCGAGTGCTTGGACAAACAACGACGAAGAACTTTCACGGTTGATTGCCGAAATTGAAGCTGGTGCAGTCTTTATCAATGGTTTAGTTAAATCTGACCCCCGCCTACCCTTTGGCGGCATCAAACGTTCTGGCTATGGCCGAGAATTAAGCATTCAAGGCATACAAGAGTTTGTCAATGTTAAAACTGTTTGGGTGAAGTGA
- a CDS encoding acetolactate synthase large subunit, protein MNTAELLVKCLENEGVEYVFGLPGEENLHVLEAIKHSTIKFITTRHEQGAAFMADVYGRLTGKAGVCLSTLGPGATNLMTGVADANLDGAPLVAITGQVGTDRMHIESHQYLDLVAMFAPVTKWNKQIVRPSITPEVVRKAFKRSQTEKPGAVHIDLPENIAAMSVEGKPLQRDKIEKTYASFASIRAAAAMISQAVNPLILVGNGAIRAQASDAVTQFATQMNIPVANTFMGKGVIPYTHPLALWSVGLQQRDFITCGFDNTDLVIAIGYDLIEFSPKKWNPESKIPIVHISTAAAEIDSSYVCNVEVIGDISDSLFEILKVADRQGKPNPYAISLRGEIRADYEQYANDEGYPIKPQKLIYDLRQVMGPDDIVISDVGAHKMWMARHYHCHSPNTCIISNGFAAMGIAIPGALAAKLVYPKRKIVAVTGDGGFMMNSQELETALRVGTPFVTLIFNDGGYGLIEWKQENHFGKGNSSFVHFGNPDFVKLAESMGLKGYRVESSLDLIPILKEALAQDVPAVIDCPVDYRENRRFTQKAGELSCEV, encoded by the coding sequence ATGAATACAGCAGAATTATTAGTAAAGTGTTTAGAAAATGAAGGTGTAGAGTATGTTTTTGGACTGCCGGGTGAGGAAAATTTACACGTTTTAGAAGCAATCAAACACTCTACCATTAAATTTATTACGACTCGTCATGAACAAGGTGCGGCTTTTATGGCCGATGTTTATGGACGTTTAACGGGTAAAGCTGGGGTTTGTCTTTCTACCCTTGGCCCTGGGGCAACAAATTTGATGACTGGTGTGGCTGATGCCAATCTGGATGGTGCGCCGTTAGTGGCAATTACTGGGCAAGTGGGAACCGATAGAATGCACATTGAATCTCATCAATATTTAGATTTGGTGGCGATGTTTGCCCCGGTAACAAAGTGGAATAAACAGATTGTGCGACCGAGTATTACACCAGAAGTAGTCCGCAAAGCCTTCAAGCGATCGCAAACTGAAAAACCCGGTGCAGTGCATATCGATTTACCAGAAAATATCGCTGCGATGTCTGTAGAAGGGAAACCTTTACAGCGCGATAAAATTGAAAAAACCTACGCATCTTTCGCCAGCATTCGCGCCGCCGCCGCGATGATTTCTCAAGCCGTAAATCCACTGATTTTAGTTGGTAATGGTGCAATTCGCGCTCAAGCTAGTGATGCGGTGACACAGTTTGCGACGCAAATGAATATCCCCGTTGCTAATACATTTATGGGGAAAGGTGTAATTCCTTATACTCATCCTTTAGCGTTATGGTCTGTCGGTTTACAGCAACGGGACTTTATTACCTGCGGTTTTGATAATACAGATTTAGTAATTGCGATCGGCTATGATTTGATTGAATTTTCTCCGAAAAAATGGAATCCAGAAAGCAAAATCCCCATTGTACATATTAGTACAGCTGCGGCAGAAATTGATAGTAGTTATGTTTGTAATGTCGAAGTTATTGGTGATATTTCTGATTCTTTGTTTGAAATCTTAAAAGTCGCAGACCGCCAAGGTAAACCAAATCCTTATGCCATTAGTTTACGCGGTGAAATTCGCGCTGATTATGAACAATATGCTAATGATGAAGGTTATCCGATTAAACCGCAAAAATTAATTTACGACTTGCGGCAAGTCATGGGGCCAGATGATATTGTAATTTCCGATGTTGGCGCACATAAAATGTGGATGGCGCGTCATTATCATTGCCATAGTCCCAATACTTGCATTATTTCTAATGGTTTTGCTGCAATGGGGATTGCAATTCCTGGTGCTTTAGCCGCCAAACTGGTATATCCCAAGCGCAAAATTGTCGCCGTGACTGGAGACGGTGGCTTTATGATGAATTCCCAAGAATTAGAAACGGCTTTGCGTGTGGGTACTCCCTTTGTCACCTTAATCTTTAATGATGGTGGCTATGGCTTAATTGAATGGAAGCAAGAAAACCACTTTGGCAAAGGTAATTCATCTTTCGTCCATTTTGGTAATCCCGATTTTGTCAAATTAGCTGAAAGTATGGGTTTAAAAGGCTATCGTGTGGAATCTAGTCTCGATTTAATCCCGATACTTAAAGAAGCCTTAGCACAGGATGTACCAGCAGTTATTGATTGTCCTGTAGATTACAGAGAAAATCGCCGTTTTACTCAAAAAGCCGGTGAATTGAGTTGTGAAGTGTAG